The following proteins are co-located in the Desulfonatronum thiodismutans genome:
- a CDS encoding response regulator, translated as MTDQPSISFDLSVLCVEDEPVTLEFLKEMLRPHVRQVLCAKDGHEGFFEFARSRPDIVLTDMEMPRMDGLEMSQAIRSLSPITQIVLITGLEDPRILKRGIQLKADGFLSKPISIQDLLGTLERCNETIRFQREAMTQRKLRELILNCLPYPLVLLNTATYQVLFANSEAQLMDITPNEPVSGPFFPEPVRREIHESMSFAQKLENTGTPLQIEAAGKTWEISISPVAADTSLYVAVDITARQHLESLKADVERIIRHDLKSPLGAIIGLPDMLLYQSGLSETMIESLTLIRDAGHNMLNQINLSLDLFKMEQDSYKLNPEPVEIMALMREALPQIGQFVRMMQLRVEIKINGCKATSDEQFFVFGEKLLCLSMLSNLLKNAAEASPKGGTITIGLKTAQNGAKITIHNQGAIPAVIRNRLFEKYVTAGKRHGTGLGAYSAALIAKTLGGEISATSSEDAGTTISIVLPSPPATAREELDRSVF; from the coding sequence ATGACTGACCAGCCCTCGATTTCCTTCGACCTATCCGTGCTTTGCGTCGAGGACGAGCCCGTCACCCTGGAATTTCTGAAAGAAATGCTTCGCCCTCACGTCCGCCAAGTTCTCTGCGCCAAGGACGGCCACGAAGGCTTTTTCGAGTTTGCCCGCAGCCGCCCGGACATCGTGCTCACGGACATGGAAATGCCCCGCATGGATGGTCTGGAAATGAGCCAAGCCATCCGCTCCCTGTCTCCCATCACCCAGATCGTCCTGATCACCGGCCTGGAGGATCCACGCATCCTGAAGCGTGGCATCCAGCTCAAAGCAGACGGCTTTCTCTCCAAGCCCATATCCATTCAGGACTTGCTAGGAACTTTGGAACGCTGCAACGAGACGATCCGCTTCCAGCGTGAAGCCATGACCCAGCGCAAGTTGCGCGAACTGATCCTGAACTGCCTGCCTTACCCACTGGTGCTGCTGAACACCGCCACCTACCAGGTCCTGTTCGCCAACTCCGAAGCTCAGCTCATGGACATCACGCCCAACGAGCCGGTCAGCGGCCCATTTTTTCCAGAACCGGTACGCCGCGAAATTCATGAATCCATGTCTTTCGCCCAAAAACTGGAAAACACCGGCACCCCGCTCCAAATCGAGGCCGCCGGAAAGACCTGGGAGATTTCCATATCTCCAGTGGCAGCGGACACCTCGCTCTACGTGGCCGTGGACATAACGGCCCGCCAACACCTGGAATCCCTCAAAGCCGATGTGGAGCGAATCATCAGGCATGACCTTAAATCGCCCTTGGGAGCGATCATCGGCCTTCCGGACATGCTCCTTTATCAGTCCGGACTATCGGAGACCATGATCGAATCACTGACCCTGATCCGCGACGCCGGCCACAACATGCTCAACCAGATCAACCTGTCCCTTGATCTGTTCAAGATGGAGCAGGACAGCTACAAGCTAAATCCCGAGCCAGTGGAAATCATGGCCCTGATGCGGGAGGCACTCCCCCAAATCGGCCAATTCGTCAGAATGATGCAACTGCGGGTGGAAATAAAAATCAATGGATGCAAGGCGACCTCGGACGAACAATTTTTTGTGTTCGGCGAAAAACTGCTCTGCCTGTCCATGCTCTCCAACCTGCTCAAGAACGCGGCGGAGGCCTCGCCCAAGGGCGGTACGATCACCATCGGCCTAAAGACGGCTCAGAATGGCGCGAAAATCACCATCCACAACCAAGGCGCGATTCCGGCGGTCATCCGCAACCGGCTTTTCGAGAAATACGTCACGGCGGGCAAACGCCATGGCACCGGCCTGGGGGCATACTCCGCGGCCCTGATCGCCAAGACCCTAGGGGGGGAAATTTCCGCGACCTCGTCCGAGGATGCCGGAACAACGATCAGCATCGTGTTGCCCAGCCCTCCGGCAACGGCACGGGAAGAGCTGGACAGATCAGTTTTTTAA
- a CDS encoding NAD(P)/FAD-dependent oxidoreductase, with protein sequence MKRFVVIGNGPAANSAAEAIRKQDQASSVVMFSREFQGHSYTPALPELVSGEKAAEKLIVHGPQWYERLGIDLRLDCPVQDANPERRLVITAEGEEVGYDALLLATGGNAFVPSIPGIDDPKVIPGVFTLRTMADAERIKAAAGKGRRVVLIGGGLLGLEAGNGLRRAGAHVEVVEVFSRLLPRQTDPQGAKLLQGLLESMGFAFHLGRKTEQIARMPDDLDIRLDNGTRLAADMVLISAGVRPELELARKLGLAVDKAVLVDDRMRTSLADVYAAGDVCEHRGRYYGIWPAAVEQGRVAGTNMAGGAAEYAGTVPSNSLKVAGIALTAFGEIDAEGRHEALVFQDQAKGLYRKVVHDQGRMLGGMFLGDEQGARVALTAMRKDRVVSPEILALFPV encoded by the coding sequence ATGAAGCGCTTCGTGGTTATCGGCAACGGGCCCGCGGCCAACAGCGCCGCCGAGGCGATCCGCAAACAGGATCAAGCCTCGTCCGTGGTGATGTTTTCTCGCGAATTCCAAGGCCACTCCTACACCCCGGCCCTGCCGGAACTTGTATCCGGTGAGAAGGCCGCGGAAAAGCTGATCGTCCATGGCCCCCAGTGGTATGAGCGACTTGGAATTGACTTGCGTTTGGACTGCCCGGTCCAGGACGCCAACCCTGAACGCCGCCTCGTGATCACGGCGGAGGGTGAGGAGGTAGGCTACGATGCTTTGCTCCTGGCTACGGGCGGCAACGCATTCGTTCCGTCCATTCCCGGAATCGACGACCCGAAAGTGATTCCGGGAGTGTTCACCTTGCGGACCATGGCTGACGCGGAGCGGATTAAGGCCGCGGCGGGCAAAGGGCGACGAGTGGTGCTGATCGGCGGAGGGCTGTTGGGGCTCGAGGCAGGAAACGGCCTGCGCCGGGCCGGCGCACATGTGGAGGTGGTTGAGGTATTTTCGCGTTTGCTGCCCCGGCAGACTGATCCCCAGGGAGCGAAGCTGCTTCAGGGCTTGCTGGAATCCATGGGATTCGCCTTTCACCTGGGCAGGAAAACCGAGCAGATCGCCCGGATGCCTGACGACCTGGATATTCGCCTGGACAACGGAACCCGCTTGGCAGCGGACATGGTCCTGATTTCCGCAGGGGTGCGTCCGGAACTGGAACTGGCCCGCAAGCTCGGATTGGCCGTGGACAAGGCCGTGCTGGTGGACGACCGGATGCGGACCTCCTTGGCGGACGTGTACGCCGCCGGGGACGTCTGCGAGCACCGAGGCAGATATTACGGAATCTGGCCCGCGGCGGTGGAGCAGGGCAGGGTCGCCGGGACGAATATGGCCGGAGGGGCCGCGGAGTACGCGGGCACGGTGCCGAGCAACTCCCTGAAGGTGGCTGGAATCGCCCTGACCGCCTTCGGCGAGATCGACGCCGAAGGCCGCCATGAGGCTTTGGTATTCCAGGACCAGGCAAAAGGCCTGTACCGCAAAGTGGTCCATGATCAAGGCCGGATGCTCGGCGGCATGTTTCTCGGTGACGAGCAGGGGGCCAGGGTGGCGCTGACGGCCATGCGAAAGGATCGGGTCGTTAGTCCGGAAATTTTGGCATTATTTCCGGTGTAA
- a CDS encoding deoxyhypusine synthase family protein: protein MNIRRIDTLHSGEEDGLTPLKTLDLDAVEDFDELLTAMSRTAFGGRCLGEALDVLEAMVSDPECLVVGTFSGAMTVAKMGKVLCRMIDNGWLNIIVSTGALMAHGFIESIGLRHYKHEPHRMNDAALFEKGYNRVYDTLEPETNFMQAERVIARVMEEVGDNAHLSSESLCRAIGRHLTENYDGPGILKSTYAKDVPVYIPAFTDSELALDVASYMLRNHPEWQSLDIDDPARLPFQFNPFLDLFSYTKRILAAKRIGIFTIGGGVPRNWAQQVGPFLEILSQRVESMKTTARRFHYAVRICPEPVHWGGLSGCTYQEGVSWGKFVAPRDGGRHAEVPSDATLVWPLLIKALEQRLAKREAKHAAASNSDTGREKQA, encoded by the coding sequence ATGAACATTCGACGTATCGATACCTTGCACAGTGGAGAGGAAGACGGCCTAACGCCCCTGAAAACCCTTGATTTGGACGCGGTGGAGGATTTCGACGAACTGTTGACGGCCATGTCCCGCACCGCGTTCGGGGGACGCTGTCTGGGTGAAGCCCTGGATGTTCTGGAGGCCATGGTCAGCGATCCGGAATGTTTGGTGGTGGGGACCTTTTCCGGGGCGATGACCGTGGCCAAGATGGGCAAGGTGCTGTGCCGGATGATCGACAACGGGTGGCTGAACATCATTGTGTCCACCGGGGCTCTGATGGCCCATGGGTTCATCGAATCCATCGGGCTGCGCCACTATAAGCACGAGCCGCACCGGATGAACGACGCCGCCCTGTTCGAAAAGGGCTACAACCGGGTTTACGACACCCTGGAGCCGGAAACCAATTTCATGCAGGCCGAACGGGTCATCGCCCGGGTGATGGAAGAAGTGGGTGATAATGCCCATTTGAGTTCGGAGAGTTTGTGTCGGGCCATCGGTCGGCATTTGACCGAGAATTATGACGGTCCGGGGATCCTCAAAAGCACTTACGCCAAGGACGTGCCGGTGTATATTCCGGCCTTCACGGATTCGGAGCTGGCCCTGGACGTAGCCTCGTACATGCTGCGCAACCATCCGGAATGGCAGTCCCTGGACATCGATGACCCGGCCCGACTCCCGTTTCAGTTCAACCCTTTCCTGGACCTGTTTAGCTATACCAAGCGGATACTGGCGGCCAAGCGGATCGGGATATTCACCATCGGCGGGGGCGTGCCCCGGAACTGGGCCCAGCAGGTCGGGCCGTTTCTGGAGATCCTTAGCCAGCGCGTCGAGTCCATGAAGACCACGGCCCGGCGGTTTCACTACGCCGTGCGGATCTGTCCGGAACCGGTGCACTGGGGTGGGTTGAGCGGCTGCACGTACCAGGAGGGCGTCTCCTGGGGCAAGTTCGTCGCACCCAGGGACGGCGGGCGGCACGCTGAGGTGCCCAGCGACGCGACTCTGGTCTGGCCCCTGCTGATCAAGGCCTTGGAGCAACGCTTGGCCAAGCGCGAAGCCAAGCACGCCGCTGCATCGAATTCGGATACCGGACGAGAGAAACAAGCATGA